The genomic stretch taatttaaggaGCAATCCGCGAACTGATATCATTAATAACTATCGCAACAAATATCATGTTTATTCCTAATAAGAAAAACGTAATGATCATATCTGTGGCATAGAAATCTGAACTTATCAAAGTCCATTCCTGATCCTATCAAGCGAATGAACCGAAAGGAGGACCACGGTCGATCGCGGTCGTTAGTCTATTCGGTCACATCTCAATGATCACAATCgttacgtgtatatatattgtatatatgtatgtatatatatatatatataattatagcatacattaaattcattttacatATCGCCTCGCGCCGAGAAAGGATGAAAGGAAATAGATGAGAACGAAAGGCGGCCTccgaaataaataacataacgAAGGAACGACGAAGTAAGTGGACTAGTTAACTCGCCAGCGTCGCGCACGACACTTCCTCTCctcttttttcctcctttttttcttttcctctctttctaacACACGCAACACACATGtgcaacacacacatacgatCTCTCTGgctttttttccctctcttccGCGTGTCGCCgtatttttttagcaattgCAATTAGCGTTCGATGGATTGGTCGGCTGATCGGTAAGTCGTTGACCCTTGGTCTGGCCCATACCACCCGCCATCAGGGTCGGATCATTGTCCAAAGATTCGCTCATCTTGTCGCATATTATATCCACCAGCGTCTCGAATACCGCCTGttgaaaggagaaagagagagagagagagaatcgatcATACGTGTGACCTCGCGACAGGCGGGATCGATATCCGCATGTTTTCGCGGCACAATAAAGTAGAAGATTGGCTATCAGAGATTTGTGAGACggcatttcaaaaattttcgcaAGGTCTTTGAATTATTCTCACTCGTGTCAGaaacaatcaaaaaaattagtcagtgaaaatacaatttaaaaaataaaatattttttccaataaatagaaatttgccATCGCATTTAAGAACGTAACAAGCTGCTTCtttaaaggaaatattttatcaaaaacttACTATGAATATTCAAGTAAATTcgcaattataattcttacgTTATCTTATGTAAATTACCAAACAGAAACCGGGAAGAAGgtttttttagttttcttttaCAACTAAAGGCAGTTAATTATCAGTATTTAAAACTgcgaaatttgtatttaaagaatttcatCGCACTTGTCAAATCAATTCGGTGATTTACCGAATTTTTGCGACACGCGAGACATACATACCTTAACATTGATATTCTCCTTGGCCGAGGTCTCGAAGAATCGTACACCTAATTGTTCCGCCAACTGTTTACCTCTCTCAGAGCTAATCACCCTCTCTTCTTCCATGTCGCATTTGTTGCCCACGAGGATTACCTGGGCGTTGTCCCacgaataattctttatttgtgTGATCCAGTCCTGGACTGAGTTAAAGGATTCTTCGTTTGTGATATCGTACATTAAGATGAAACCCATCGCGCCTCTATAATAGGCCGTCGTGATTGTCCTGTATCTCTCTTGACCTGCCGTGTCCTGTATAAAGATAATCAATAAAACAAGGAATCAATAGGcgcaatatcaattaataatgcaattttatgcaAGATAAGTGAGTGATAATCAGCATTATTTTTCGCTTGTATTTAAACgtgatattcataaaataatgcgaagaaaagatttattaaaaaatattagttaaagCAACTAGAAGCGAGCTATTTATAATCCACTTCATAATATATgcgaatcattattttttatgcacgCATATGTTATCgtgaagaatattatttaagtctTTCTAATTACGCGCGATAATGAACGGACGAGTAAAGATATACTGACCCAGATCTGTAACTTGACCCTTTTGTCGTGTCTGAAGACGGTCTTCACCTTGAAGTCGATCCCTACGGTTGACACGAAAGCTGAGGTGAAGGAATCATCCGCGTAACGAAAAAGGAAGGAGGTTTTTCCAACGGATGAGTTGCCGATTATCAGCAGTTTGAACATGTAATCAAAGTTCTGATCCGCGGCATCTCTGCCATCCTGACGCGCCATCTGCAAAAGAATCGGTTTTacagaattgaaaaattttttttgaatttacaaaGAAGATTAGATTGTATCCCAGATTGTATAcagtacaaattattattaaaaaaatttatataaattaaaaggaattgtacataaaagatttattaatttctctgcAGCAGAATTCTAGGATTTTTAATGAGAGTTTGGAgagaatttatgattatatatatatagtctgattaatgattatagcgaaatttttacatcgaaataatttatatatatatattattttttcagattttgcGACATTCTCGTTTATGGATTGGCGATTTGAGGAAGAGGATAATGCAACGAGGCTCGTGCATTTCGATTAGCTTTGCACATGCCCGTGTTGTAAAATTACACTCGTGATAGTCAAGAGGAGAAGCTGTTTGATGCAACAGATGAGTAAGATGCATGATTCGTCACAGTTTATCGGACCGCATGATCACGTTCGAGAAAATattggataaaaatatcgaaagttAGAGGccacaatatataaaagccTCATACGAGAGAAGGTTAatacagttttatttaaaatcttatttaaagatataattttggtTCATCAATTTcagtgatattaataaatgtcacttaatgataaattaaccGTTTGacgtaaaaaaagttatatataccaaaaataaataagaaatttaataggGTATCTaaaattctcttctttttttttcctggaGACATGGCacgtcaaataaataaataattaaatttaaagcatcaaaagaaagttatattttattggctATTGTAGTCATTTCAGTTCTGTGCCTGTCAACTTCGCTGTAAACTCTCATTAGTCTTATAAATCCCTCAGTTAAACTGCAGGCTCTGAAAGCTCAATGAAATTACTCGATCGTTACtcggaatttataaatcgtcAATATTATCGCGTATGCAAGGTCTTAATTAAAgtctattgaattttttctcgcgcgtttttttttttttttagtttttcctTTACTCGAAACGCAATAGAAACATATCGAGTCGATATTCCGATACCGTATTATTCTTCTGCGAGGTAATATCGACGATGGACAGCATCCGGGCCATCCGCGTACGTAGCTCGAAAACGGAGTCCTTAACCGGCGTGGAGGATGCGTTCTCGCACTTCCTCGACATTTTTACACATAACATGTATCACGATGCGACACCCGATTGGTCCCTTTCACGTCCTTCACTCTTCCTTTATTTGCGGCCTTCGATCACATTAACGCGAAcgaattctttcaattttcttgTTCTCTAGTTTGCtcgttttattaattgcaatttattatgcattgtATCTTAATCCGTCTTTTGCGATCTCGCCTTATTGACACTCTAATTTATTTACCGTTTAATTAAGCGCCTCTTACACACGTTTCGTCAACTAAAACTCATCAACTGCTTCGTTAATTGCTTCTAGTCTTGTTTTATTAACCTTGTTTTATCAAGCGCGTTTCAACAGCTTATTTCggcagaattattaattaataatgtgcaAGACTTTGATTAGCTGTAACTTTCCTTTGGAAAACCAACGCGTTCGACGATTATCGGCCGTTATAATTACTATCGATCATCTTCTTGACACGTTCACTATTTATTCCTCTTCGACAGCGACGCGAAATGCAacgtatcgttttttttttaatcactcaACTGcgcttaatttaattaaaccgaGAATAATTCGCGAACGATTCGGAATAATAAAGGAAGTTACTGCGGGATGTGCACGCTGTTCGCATCCACGATAAAACGCATCGCGGAAATTATTCAGGTCGACTCGATTAGCGAACGACGTGGCCACGTTTGCggttctatttttctttctttctacggtagcgcatatatatttctttcacacGTACGCGTCGACGGCGATAATCGGACCTGCGATTAGTCTGCGGTTCGCGCAGGTGCGTACAGTCGCGTTCACGTCGCCTCAATTCATTCCTTTCATTCGTCTCTTTTGGATGTTTGCTTAATGAATAATTGATATCTTACGAACCTTACCTGACATTTTGTCGGTAAATACCTGCTCGCGCCAGTTATCTTTCTTTACACATTCTAAAtttgctatataaatattccctggcttaaatacaaattttatattaggattagatctctctctctctctctctctctctctctctctctctctctctgaagttgaattaataaagtaaaattttattgatctttttttgCACTCcagaagatatttatttttcaaaactcgtgtgcgtatatatatttcttgttaagGAGAAATCGATACTTTCATAAGAAGAGATGAAAACTTGGTTTCAATGTAATCTATCTAacgttacaataattaatgaaagtatagtttttctttaatttgttgtctctctctttctcgatgcGAAAATAATGCCAGGCATAGCAGACATAgcgaagatatataaaatgtaaggGAAAAAGTTTCGAAACTCATCGATTACCAACTCGTGAAAAGTTATACGACTATACTCGCActaggaaataaaataaatcggtGAATCAAGAGTTATAAATATCCTAATGTAAAACCGCGGGTGAACCGAGAAAGTTTTAGA from Cataglyphis hispanica isolate Lineage 1 chromosome 11, ULB_Chis1_1.0, whole genome shotgun sequence encodes the following:
- the LOC126852662 gene encoding ras-related protein Rab-3 isoform X3, encoding MARQDGRDAADQNFDYMFKLLIIGNSSVGKTSFLFRYADDSFTSAFVSTVGIDFKVKTVFRHDKRVKLQIWDTAGQERYRTITTAYYRGAMGFILMYDITNEESFNSVQDWITQIKNYSWDNAQVILVGNKCDMEEERVISSERGKQLAEQLGVRFFETSAKENINVKAVFETLVDIICDKMSESLDNDPTLMAGGMGQTKGQRLTDQPTNPSNANCNC
- the LOC126852662 gene encoding ras-related protein Rab-3 isoform X2 — translated: MFQSYMARQDGRDAADQNFDYMFKLLIIGNSSVGKTSFLFRYADDSFTSAFVSTVGIDFKVKTVFRHDKRVKLQIWDTAGQERYRTITTAYYRGAMGFILMYDITNEESFNSVQDWITQIKNYSWDNAQVILVGNKCDMEEERVISSERGKQLAEQLGVRFFETSAKENINVKAVFETLVDIICDKMSESLDNDPTLMAGGMGQTKGQRLTDQPTNPSNANCNC
- the LOC126852662 gene encoding ras-related protein Rab-3 isoform X1, with the protein product MLCVKMSRKCENASSTPVKDSVFELRTRMARMLSIVDITSQKNNTMARQDGRDAADQNFDYMFKLLIIGNSSVGKTSFLFRYADDSFTSAFVSTVGIDFKVKTVFRHDKRVKLQIWDTAGQERYRTITTAYYRGAMGFILMYDITNEESFNSVQDWITQIKNYSWDNAQVILVGNKCDMEEERVISSERGKQLAEQLGVRFFETSAKENINVKAVFETLVDIICDKMSESLDNDPTLMAGGMGQTKGQRLTDQPTNPSNANCNC